Below is a window of Glandiceps talaboti chromosome 15, keGlaTala1.1, whole genome shotgun sequence DNA.
CAATGAAGTTTCTCATACATTATGCCATAATATTGGtgaggaaccctggtaaaatgacaggggaactcggGTACATttatagattttacctacttaccgcccttaacaaaaacaagTAATCACACCACACAAATACAAGTAACATGTAACGAAAAATGCCCTGGTCAAGAAATTTAAAAGTCCTGCAAAATCATGTTACATATCTGTTTTGTATTGTGTACTTAACTAGGGATATTCGTCAAGAAGTACTTGAAGATACGTAGAAATTTAGACTCGGACGTGgaaatatgacatacatgttcaCCTAGTGTGCATTTATAATGAAATAACTATTAATGAGTTTGACCATACGTCGATGTGTAATTCGGCTCTCCAAACTATTGTAGCTGAGTTAGCTCTAACAATATTTGCAGCAAAGTAAATGAGCCAtcaaaatagtaataaaatattttgtttaaccattttttttttttggtaataaAGTATTTGTTTAATATTCCACATATGGGACTTCCACTggtaaattatgaaataaccATGGGTGATAATACATGTGCTTAATTCAAATCAAGGCATTTACTCACTAAATTGATGTGATTGCATGTATTTATAAGTGTATCATTTTGTACACCATAGTCAAAAATTGTTCATGTACTGAATAAAGTGGAGGCAACAGTTACAAAAACTGTGTTCCCACTAAAGTTGTTATGTAACttaatagatacatgtacaataaacaaGTTATTTCAAGGCCTGCCAGGGTTCTCCCCAAACCATCTATAAAACATAGAACTCACACTGCATTCTTGCAAACAACACAGTAAATCAGCATAACAATAGTTTctgttgttatgcaaatttccaACAACTGGTGTCACTGTTTCCTTTAGCAGACGTCGATTTTGAGATTTTCCATCGAACACTAATAATGCATGTCTGGGctcaatctcattaaaatctgatgtattgtacacggcacaatttctttttggctgttacgtttactgtcgtttgttcttttgtgagtgcttgttacatacatctgactcAATACCATAGGCATTCCCTTACCAAATCTCatacttacgagtagccaatcagaatacgccttacaatatatacactaaatgttcaaaattgaaagaaagataatcaccaaacaataatgataacattgttgACTGCCCTCTGTTCTCATGTTCTTTTCGAACAGAGCACTCTGAAGTGCTGTACCAGTGTGTTTCTTCAGCACATTATGCATTctcattcatttactttttagtAAAGTCAACCAGTACTGAGATTTGTATGTAACGAGCACTAACCATAGAATCAACAACAGTATACAAgataacagccaaaaagaaatcacgaAGCCTacaatacatcagattttaatcagattggtgtgggctttgacaaaaaatgacaaaatatgaaaattgtcAACAATTTGGATGTATTGGGTATACCAGTTATTGAATGCACTTGGTATACAGTTCTAACTAGTGTgacctctaagccaatttgatgcgccactgacgcacacaatttctagtgatacaCCAAAATtgggtgttcccctatctcttactatgagGGAACTCActaaaatgtcagttttttatcattttaaccctcaacaacaaaatttggctatatGATGTAGGGCACACTGTAGGTAACGATGTATTAATGAAAGTACAAGATGTATACATACAACTTGATAAGATACGATAGTCAACAGGTCTTTGAGCAGacattgatttttgaaattttctatTGAACAAtaacgatgtacatgtatgtctcatcgacacataaaataatatgaaaattgtTAACAGTTTGCGTTTATTGGGTGTACCAATTATTGAATGCACTTAGTATATGAGTGACAATATCAGATGGTGGACAAATCTACACCATGCTGTATGTAGTGTAAATTAATTTGAACATAAACATATGCCTGTGTAGACATGTTTTGTGTCATTAAATAAATTGTCGAGCAGAACAAACAGGAAAGTATCAGATCtttctttgtatatatatattgattgattgattgatttcattgTATTGGCAGCAACTcaaaattatattgtattgtacttaactgtcgataatattgacggccacaatattacatttgtatgtaccttttgtattcatatattgtAGGCATCATGATTCTTATTGTCCACTTGCAAGGTTTTACCCTAATCATGCATATGAAAAGAAAGGGATGAACACGTTtaaaaaagttaatttattcatattctGCAATTTATGATTGCTCTTTAAAGAGTTTTATTTATGGAAATAGataaatgttaatttatgaaaaattagtTTTATTTAGTTGATAACATTTGCCTGCCCTTTCATTTTCTGATTGCATATGAATATTAagaattgtatatatacatgaagtaatatttgacATGAGTCGATAATATCTCGTATGAATAGAAATTGTATGATTAATTTGTGAAaagaaacatgtacatgtatatgtatatttctatatGTTGGTTTGCCTGTTATTAATACATGTCATAGTTCATTCAGAAAGTATTAATggatatttcaaattattgacACCACTTATGGACTAACTACAATATATTGCCAATAGtgattgtaaatatttaaaattactACAAAGAACACAACCTGTAAAAAATCAATAGATTGAGCTAATGTGTGAAATAgtgggtttttttcattttctaggCGTGCACTGAGTGAAAACACCGTACACTTATATACATTGGGGTTGAACTATGAGAAGAAAATTTAGAGTGATTCATATTTAAAAGAAGTAATTTAATTGCTACCCCATTGACAAGTGAAATAATTCTTGTACTTGAACATGAAATTATGTGTGTATTtaaaaattttgaatttcagaAATATTGCGCTGGTGTTGAATTCTGTCGTTTCTACCTGTAAGCATTAAATCCACGTAGACTTTAACAAAAGGGTCTTGTGACTAGTCATTATCATGTGAtcgtgacaagaccccttatgtGAGTCTGAAGAAATTTATCTACTAAATCTACTGGGATCAGCAGACAGACAGTCCCAATCACATTTAAATGCTGCAGATTATATGCATTTTCAAatacactattttttttctcaatttatttcaaatacagtattatttcaatttatttcaaatacagtattatttttttcaatttcaaatacagtattatttcaatttatttcaaatatagtaatatttttttcaatttatttcaaatatagtattcaatttatttcaagtacagtattatttttttcaatttatttcaaatacagtgttatttcaatttatttcaaatacagtgttatttcaatttatttcaaatacaatattttgtttcattttatttcaaatacagtatcttttcaatttatttcaaatacagaattatttcaattaatttcaaatagaGTATTTTTTCAGTTAATTTCAAATACtctttaatttgctgcaaataCCATGGCTCCCTTTGTTGCAATGACTTGATATTCAATATACCACTGCACCCTTTCACTCGCATTCGCAATCAAACCAGGTTAAAGTAGTCAGTGCATGGTATTCTCTTGGTAATAAACGAATGACACAATCATCCAGCAGTTCGCAATATGACACAGTTtcaattctcgctatctgcaatacaattctatgcatcgctaaggagtcaaatggaacgcagtctcgcgaccgcgcttgcatttgtcaacacctacacttctggtcgcctatgtcaatacacgtgaatgtttcttccaaacagtttaatttgtaacaaattagataaacgcaagttttaagctcatataattatggaggtgggaaatttaaatatgtacaatatCTTTCCAgggcaaaattacaagagaaacattcctgtgtattagcatagctgaccggaagtgtagttgtcgacattagaacgcgttgtcacgcgacttcgttccatttgacaccacagtgatgtgtagaattgtattgcaggtagcgagaattgcATAGACTGACTAGTGAACACGGTATGATGTTCATTCTGTGGACATTGTGCAGCTTGTGAGGAAATTCCCCTGAAAAAGGGCATCTTTGAAGTGAAAAATCATgtcattacaaatgtatacagtTTTAGTGACTTCTTATCATATTGCTTGTTAGTAGGAGAGAACATtgtcatgtatacatatatcattCATTTACCCACTGCCAGCAAAAGTTAAACAAgctttgaaaataaaacgtcAGTGTGAAAGAGTTTTGACCCCTTGAAAGCATTAACGTaacacaattacatgtactgaggtacatgtagatgaaaatTTAACTGCTACACGCGATATAAATACGTGTAGTCAGATTTGGCCAAATGAACTATTTCAGCTATTATTTGCTAATGATCAATCTAAAAGGCTACTCCTCATGTTGCTTAGTTACATGTAGGCTATGTGCCCTGACTTCGGTTAATTTCATACCCTATGAtgctacatttacatgtaggtgAGTTTGCCCTAAATCATGGTTCTATACATAGTACATTATATGTTATGACAGTTTGATGCTGGTACATGTACGCACATGCATGTACAAGAGAGGTTGAATGCATTCCAACAAAAATAAGGTtttttataccctggttgttctattcCACAACAACTTTCACCAACGCCATTGGTTCTGTGGTACTCAtactcaatatacatgtattagtcaaaaCACCCCCAAGTCGCCATTATTTTTCTCGATTTTTCAGAACTTATGTTTGAGAAGgtataattagatatttttCACAAAAATGCGTCTACAGTAGGATAGTCTGTAAAAAATGATGAACCATAcgacgtacatgtacagtccAGAAAATACCAAAtgtactcatgacctaaggactttgtcactacaagtcacggggccccctaggtcactcatattttcctcagctgaacaaagaataatattggggaataatatctacattgtaactgtATCCATGTTGTCCTGAATTGTAGAAAAAACTTTAGTGTTTTGAATGCTACTACCAAATTgccaaaagaaaataaaacaataaaacttAAAAGGGCCATGAATGACCTAATAATCTCTGATCTGTTGGATTTCCTCATTGTCAACATGTACGCACCTTGATTGCTATTCAAATGAGTTACATGTAGTGTGTGACCTTAAATGTGATGGTATCGGTACAATGCACCTGTAATGTAcactatttcatttttataacaaCCTTGACCTGTATTGTGATGTGTCTGTCAATAAACTTTCACTCAgaatatcaatatacatgtacaaatagaaGGGTAGGGATTACTGTGTAAGTGCTGTGTGGTGTGTAGTTgttgtaatatatattgtattacacAATACAATAATCAAAAATTCAATCCATTCTTATAAATCCCCAGTCCTTTACAAACGATGGGCATGTTTTAAAAGCATGACTGAAAAGAGTTCAATTCTCTTTACCTGAAGTAAAATTTAACCACATGGGCCTGTcgtgaaaattaaaataattttatttgttggtCGACACTGTGACTTCTGCTTCATGTACTCTGCTTTCATTTCTGTAGCGGAGAATAAGTCAATAGTGTTctatttcagtgtttttgctaaggtttgggaaccccggtaacagaaagggggaaagaggtaaaactggtagtgcttcccatgcaatgtatcatagtttaggtggggaaccccggtaaaatgatgtgggaaccccggtagattttacctacttaccgccctcaAATAAAACACTGTATTTTGATCTcaatcttgttctattttgatctTCTGGTATGAGGTCACATTGTTTTACAGATGCAAAAGATTTGAgctggaacattttttgaaactgctTTGTTATGTATAATGGACTTTACTCGTAATATGGTACAACcagaacagtattgaatcacctatggGTAATGGTTTTGTGTAgctacaaatgtatacaatccatatgtacacatagtatggtataCTACAATAAAACCAATACAATTGATCTTTGTGTCTGCACCCAAATATCAGCACCCCAAATGAAATCACGATGTCCAACCGTTATTGGACTGCTATGGATAATGTAGACCTGTATTTAACAAGTTCAGTGTTAAATTATAGGTATATTagaattttcagtgaatacattttgTTTGGTCACAAAAATAATAGTCCAGCTGCAGCCCAAGTTAGTGCAGGTTTTAACGACATTGTTAATGTTACGTCATGGTAAAGTGTAGATTTATAAGAATCACACCATTTTGCCTGGCCCACACGATCATGTAGTcagttttacattgtatttataatatgtacaattgtgttAAAGAGGTTGCAACTTATAGCTTATGCTTCATGTATCTACAAATCTTACCACcttgtttttttctgtatttttctcTCCAGACTGTTAAAAGCAATGTAGCGTATTGTGGTAACCAAGGAAACATGGATTTAGTTGATGTGAAAGGAGGATGGCCTCACAGTTCAAGTTTATCAGATAATGACTTTGAGGCAGATCCATTTCAACTGTCATCCTATCATACAAGGACGTTTTCAGGTGGTGACACCCCACCGCCAAAACTTGAAAGAATTGATTACAACAGTGCCAGTAATGATTACGGAAAGTACATACGTATGCCACTTCCTGAACCGCCAATTCTAACAGCAACTTGTGAAAGTAAAAGTAAAGGAAACTTGCCATGGACATCGTTACAAAGGACTAATGCCAGCTCTGTTGTTAGCTTAGACAATGTGGACAATAAAAAGGATATTATATCTGTGGGAAGTGATCATTTGCATAAGATATCTGGGAATAGATTTACAACAAACAGTTTTACACCATCCTTTGAAAGAAATTGCTCCAGTTCAAAAAAATTGTCACCGTCAACATCTATTTACTGTGTGTCTGACACTAGTGAAGATGAAGGAACAGATTTTACAGCAACAGTTCAAAATCTCATGAAAGGAGATCGAGGCAGTAACTCTCCCATCATACTGGATGTCACTGTACCTCCTATGCCTGCCAAGAAAAATGTGAACAGTTTATCAGATGACTGTGTCTATATGCCAAAACTTGTCCGCCAAAAGGATTCTATTGCAAACAAATTTAATTCGTATGTAGAGAATCCAAACGATAAATTGATGGGTGCAGCTCCTTATGCAAATGGCAAAGACCAGAATAAATTTCTCAAAATAGGTCCACAGAAACAGAAGACTATCTCTGAGGATTACAATGCTAATGCTAGAAAAAGATGTAGCGTTCCTCAGGAAATAAATGGGAAGATTTTGGTTGACTTCACAGAAGTGCCTGTGAAGATGGCCAAGGTTGATTCTAGACATGAGAAGGAAAATGGACTCCGAGCGAAAGATAAGGAAGAGCCAGATGGGACATTCCATAAGAATTCCTGTGATTTTCCAACAAAGATAGCCAAAGTGGACACCAGGAATGACAAGGAAAATGGAATCAAAGTTAATGATGTGGAAGTTGAATATGAAAGAAAGAACGTGTTGGGAAGAAATACACAGATCAATGGAAACGTCAATAAAACTCTTAAATACAAAGCTCATAAACACTCAGACAGGGAAAAAGCCAGGAAGATGAAACATTCTAGTACGAGTAAAGGTGATGGTAAAAGTCATACAGCATCTCACAACACAAAAGTACATAAAAGCAATCACAATGTTTCAGCAGATAGGAAGAAGACAGTACAGCcaacaaatgaaaaatctaTAAATAGTTGTAAACCTTTACCGTCATGCTCAAAGTCTGCAGTAACTCCCACAGATTACAGCGGCCTTTTGACTGTCACTGTTGTTAAACCTGGAGATCAGACATTCCTAAAGAACAGCCATTCCCAACATCACTACCACAGGGATCAAAATCGTCGCACTGAAAACAAGACTGATGTTAAACATGATACAAAACTGGCTTTTAAGAAAACAGAATGTGTAAATAGAAAAACTTGTGACTCCTCCAAAGTCTCAGGATCATCAAAAGTAGAACCATCGAATAAATGTACTTGtccaaaaaatgttttgaacagaAGAAGTGTGATACAAAAGTATGTTAACAAGGAATACTGTGCCACAAATACTAAACATCACAAGGATAAAAAGGATCCTGCAGAACCAATCAAGGGTAGATCTCATCTGTCCACTCCTCCAAAGAGTAATATGTGGAAAGGAACAAACAATTCTGGAAGGAATTCCAGCAAGGAATTGGACAAATCATCACACGGGAAAGGTCAACATCATGTGACACCAGTCTCTGTTTCCACACCAACAAAAATGTGCAATGATTCTGTGGTGATAGTGAAGTTGAAAAGTCATGCCCTGGGATTATCTCATGTGTGCAAGACAAATCAAAAGTGCAGTTGTCCCAAGGTAAAAAAAGTGAGCCATGATAAAAAGTGTGATCGTAATGTATCAAAGAATGGAACATCAGATTCAGCTAATAAGCATCATAATAAAAAGTATGACACTAGTGTATCAAAGTTAAAGCATCCAAAAGATGTCAGTAAGAACGTGGTGTCCAGCTCAAACACATCGGCTAAAACagataaacaaaatgaaactgtGTCAGATTCTAGAAAAAGACATCCAAACAATGGAAAAATGACATCTCCATTTGTGAAAGGACCCCCTAGCAAAGAACTTGCACCCCACAGCAATGGCAGAGTGTCATCTCCTGTAGTAAAAGTACCACCTATCAATGGAAAAATACCAAGCAAAGACCTCTATAGGAATGGAACAAGCTCATCAGCTTTCAAAAAGGTCATCCCTAGCAATGAAAAAGTTCCCTGTGTCAATATACATGGACTCACTACCAATGGAAACACAACACCTTGCAAAGAGGGAGTACCGAACAAGACATTTAACACTACTTTAAATGAAGGGAAGGACATAAACAAAAGTCAACTTCTGTTGTCTAGTAAACCAACAGTTTCTAGTATGTTGACTGGACAAGTAAACCCTGAACACAGTGGTCCAGTGAGTATCAAACACAATCGCAATAGAGTATCAACTTCACCTTTAAAGTTGTCTTCTACTTCTCATTCTATTTCAAAGCCTGCAGCAAAAAATCGAATGAAAGTGTATACCAGTATACCAGGTGCGGTAGACCAGACATTGTCCTTGTCATGCACCAAGACTGAAACTAGTGCAATCAGTGGAAAGACATTAGTTTCGAAACCCAAGACACACAATGGTAAGGTGTCAGTTCCTAAAGCCCCGACAGTCAATGGAAAAGTGTTGGTTCCTAAGCCAGGGGTAATGCTTGGAAAAGTGTCAAGTGTCACAAGGGAGGATGATAAGAAGGAACAGGCTGATCCTCATAGTGCAATGAAGATCCACAAAGCTAGGCAAGTGACTATCTCATCAGCGCATCACTCGTCTACACCTTGTACCCTCAATAAATTCATCCCACTTAAAACTGTAGTGAATTGGAAACAGAATATTTCTACATCAAACAAGCAGTGTAATCAACTTTCAGCATCCAGTTCATATTCTCCGACAAAGGGAAATTGTTTTGAAAGGACTAAAACCTTGTGTAACATGAAAGGAGCTATCCTGATAGAACAAGACACCTCTCCAAGTGTACCACAAGCATGTGTCACTGTCAGCAAGAAAAATGCATCTACAAACACAGCAGGAGAGGAGGAAGCAGCCAAACCACCCCTTAGTCAGACATATCACCTCGCCCAGACATCCAGCCAAATCACCATTGATGCGCATGTAGATGTAATTGATGACAATGTGAAATCTTCAATAAAACAGCCAATACTGCATGCTTTAACTAAAGAACTGTTCCGATCCAGTCCAACAGAATGCAATATTAGAGTTTCTCCTCCgacaaatgaaaagaaatcattATTTTCAGTGCTTGAGGATAAAGATGCTAAAGTCAAGAAACTACAACAGAGCAcagatgaggaggaggaggataaCCTCTCTGGAGAGGGACT
It encodes the following:
- the LOC144446375 gene encoding uncharacterized protein LOC144446375, yielding MDLVDVKGGWPHSSSLSDNDFEADPFQLSSYHTRTFSGGDTPPPKLERIDYNSASNDYGKYIRMPLPEPPILTATCESKSKGNLPWTSLQRTNASSVVSLDNVDNKKDIISVGSDHLHKISGNRFTTNSFTPSFERNCSSSKKLSPSTSIYCVSDTSEDEGTDFTATVQNLMKGDRGSNSPIILDVTVPPMPAKKNVNSLSDDCVYMPKLVRQKDSIANKFNSYVENPNDKLMGAAPYANGKDQNKFLKIGPQKQKTISEDYNANARKRCSVPQEINGKILVDFTEVPVKMAKVDSRHEKENGLRAKDKEEPDGTFHKNSCDFPTKIAKVDTRNDKENGIKVNDVEVEYERKNVLGRNTQINGNVNKTLKYKAHKHSDREKARKMKHSSTSKGDGKSHTASHNTKVHKSNHNVSADRKKTVQPTNEKSINSCKPLPSCSKSAVTPTDYSGLLTVTVVKPGDQTFLKNSHSQHHYHRDQNRRTENKTDVKHDTKLAFKKTECVNRKTCDSSKVSGSSKVEPSNKCTCPKNVLNRRSVIQKYVNKEYCATNTKHHKDKKDPAEPIKGRSHLSTPPKSNMWKGTNNSGRNSSKELDKSSHGKGQHHVTPVSVSTPTKMCNDSVVIVKLKSHALGLSHVCKTNQKCSCPKVKKVSHDKKCDRNVSKNGTSDSANKHHNKKYDTSVSKLKHPKDVSKNVVSSSNTSAKTDKQNETVSDSRKRHPNNGKMTSPFVKGPPSKELAPHSNGRVSSPVVKVPPINGKIPSKDLYRNGTSSSAFKKVIPSNEKVPCVNIHGLTTNGNTTPCKEGVPNKTFNTTLNEGKDINKSQLLLSSKPTVSSMLTGQVNPEHSGPVSIKHNRNRVSTSPLKLSSTSHSISKPAAKNRMKVYTSIPGAVDQTLSLSCTKTETSAISGKTLVSKPKTHNGKVSVPKAPTVNGKVLVPKPGVMLGKVSSVTREDDKKEQADPHSAMKIHKARQVTISSAHHSSTPCTLNKFIPLKTVVNWKQNISTSNKQCNQLSASSSYSPTKGNCFERTKTLCNMKGAILIEQDTSPSVPQACVTVSKKNASTNTAGEEEAAKPPLSQTYHLAQTSSQITIDAHVDVIDDNVKSSIKQPILHALTKELFRSSPTECNIRVSPPTNEKKSLFSVLEDKDAKVKKLQQSTDEEEEDNLSGEGLTKAVFDTTADVIEVTQPLDMRRNVASESNSLLPNRTFNGHITSSGEQSIYTSKRYNQLKLQSPKGHSPNKPMGQTTPKRLKRILGKARSQSPASLNIYNYFSPTKSRASSNSQTSTPEKVSGRKSLTDECLLSLAPVHVSLPVNACETKYPGPSFVSHGFRSRHHSGSEDGKLSFAAKHRHTIEACQEEGRHEAAVQLIRDFVTEERKLPPEILNYIIKDVLLESKDVVHTYAALNHIQNLHPMTQDEMPWDWNFITRVVDKILASSMKGDSQAVYSNILCLEYIVSMLSTDLKENFAFPQKTIATFYLSPETQGSHLNNVISWMLQCVKMMSAADNNLAEAQGNNNHLSQLLSLLQNLLMFSIAVSKNPSDSATKIAEEMVYQYLSLPSLGCRKLLLQTMGSHLVRARLLELLLENCCEIDKMSYNEKKSPGRSAPLSVEKILEYHFKRKPGNQLSLASEERWDCVSKDGEACQELVMMLYSLLQSHIHTVHGKLHMPITVRLQGDDMMQSGSQSSQGSSSGRLTIDDLQRLAEIPFHITQLRNRLGTYCKQFTPRTRLLFQLMEVFQDIAEG